One genomic window of Salvia miltiorrhiza cultivar Shanhuang (shh) chromosome 4, IMPLAD_Smil_shh, whole genome shotgun sequence includes the following:
- the LOC131021990 gene encoding uncharacterized protein LOC131021990, which yields MAGVELVPKEYGYVVLVVVAYCFLNIWMSVQVGNARNKYKVFYPTMYASESENKDAKLFNCVQRGHQNSLELMPMMLVLLVLGGIRHPLIAASLGAAYTLTRYFYFKAYSTGHPKNRLAFGNSGFVAMVGLISCAVSSGVHMLIA from the exons ATGGCTGGAGTGGAATTGGTGCCTAAGGAATACGGATACGTGgttcttgttgttgttgcttACTGCTTTCTCAATATCTGGATGTCTGTTCAAGTAGGCAACGCCCGAAACAA GTATAAGGTTTTCTATCCCACCATGTACGCTTCTGAAAGTGAGAACAAAGATGCGAAGCTCTTCAACTGTGTTCAG AGAGGGCACCAGAACTCACTGGAACTGATGCCGATGATGTTGGTATTGTTGGTTTTGGGAGGGATTAGGCACCCTCTGATTGCTGCCTCACTGGGAGCTGCGTATACCCTTACACGCTATTTCTATTTCAAAGCCTACTCTACCGGTCACCCCAAAAATCGCCTTGCATTTGG GAATTCGGGCTTCGTAGCTATGGTTGGGCTTATCAGTTGCGCTGTGTCGTCTGGAGTGCATATGCTCATTGCATGA
- the LOC131021989 gene encoding uncharacterized protein LOC131021989 isoform X1 yields MELPPPQKRMRSGSPAFDAPIDLSLLEALEKSQQNAIETLDLKTLKRLALSLERRLNANTAARLKYPDNPEKFADSELELHEELQKLKILAGAPELYSDLVSLGTVNSLTGLLNHDNTDIAIDAVTLLQDLTDADVIEDNEESAQVLVDALIENNAVELLVQNLARLNDSDPDESAAIYNTLSTIENLIEVKPSASELVCEKTKLLKWLQARIKIREFDSNKQYASEILAILLQNSAANQKRFGQMNGVDTLLQAVAMYKSKDPKTGDEEEMVENLFDCLCCVLMPLENKERFVKAEGVELMIIIMNQKKLCYGSAIRALDFAMTNYPPACERFIDVMGLKTAFPAFMGKVPLSKKNKKKQSKEELEERLLSLIASLFGGILRGSRRERLLSKFVENECEKIDRLMELYMRYSDRVKEETERFNQLELDDLEIDDDEKYNRKLDSGLYTLQLIAVILGHLWTSEHPRMRARIELLLKQQKLTKNDVKNILQEYHDNIGDLDGPEEKERAQSKISKFISALT; encoded by the exons ATGGAGCTACCGCCGCCTCAGAAACGAATGCGCTCCGGCTCCCCAGCATTCGACGCCCCTATCGACCTCTCGCTCCTCGAAGCCCTCGAGAAATCGCAGCAGAACGCCATCGAAACCCTCGACCTTAAAACCTTAAAGAGGCTCGCCCTCTCGTTGGAGCGCCGCCTCAACGCCAACACCGCCGCCCGCCTCAAGTACCCGGACAACCCGGAGAAGTTCGCCGATTCCGAGCTCGAGCTCCACGAAGAGCTACAGAAGCTCAAAATCCTCGCCGGCGCGCCGGAGCTTTATTCCGACCTCGTCAGCCTCGGCACCGTCAATTCCCTCACCGGACTTCTCAACCACGACAATACCGATATTGCCATTGATGCCGTCACGCTCCTGCAGGACCTCACCGACGCCGACGTTATCGAGGACAACGAGGAATCGGCGCAGGTGCTCGTCGACGCGCTGATCGAGAACAATGCGGTGGAGTTGCTGGTTCAGAATTTGGCGCGGTTGAATGATTCCGACCCCGATGAGTCGGCTGCGATTTACAACACTCTGTCCACTATTGAGAATCTCATCGAGGTGAAGCCTTCTGCATCCGAACTTGTCTGTGAGAAGACGAAGCTGTTGAAATGGCTTCAGGCGCGGATTAAGATACGTGAATTCGATAGTAATAAGCAGTATGCTTCTGAAATTCTGGCGATTTTGTTGCAGAATAGTGCTGCGAACCAGAAGAGGTTCGGTCAGATGAATGGTGTGGACACTTTGTTGCAGGCCGTGGCAATGTACAAGTCCAAGGACCCGAAGACTGGCGATGAGGAGGAGATGGTGGAGAATTTGTTTGACTGTTTGTGTTGTGTGTTGATGCCTTTGGAGAATAAGGAGAGGTTTGTCAAGGCGGAAGGGGTAGAGTTGATGATCATTATTATGAATCAGAAGAAACTATGTTATGGGTCTGCCATCAGGGCTTTGGATTTTGCAATGACTAACTATCCGCCTGCTTGCGAACGGTTTATTGATGTGATGGGGTTAAAGACTGCTTTCCCTGCTTTTATGGGTAAG GTACCTCTCAGcaagaagaataagaaaaaaCAGTCCAAAGAAGAATTGGAAGAACGCCTCTTATCTCTAATTGCATCCCTATTTG GTGGAATCTTGAGGGGTTCCAGAAGGGAAAGATTGTTAAGCAAATTTGTTGAAAATGAGTGTGAAAAGATAGATCGACTTATGGAACTCTATATGAG ATATTCAGATAGAGTGAAAGAAGAGACTGAACGGTTTAATCAACTTGAGCTCGACGATCTTGAG ATTGATGATGACGAGAAATATAACCGGAAGCTGGATTCTGGGCTCTATACTCTTCAG TTGATTGCTGTAATCCTGGGTCACCTTTGGACCTCCGA GCACCCTCGGATGAGAGCAAGGATTGAATTGCTCTTGAAGCAGCAGAAGTTAACTAAGAATGATGTGAAGAATATTCTTCAG GAGTATCATGACAATATTGGTGACCTCGATGGGCCAGAAGAGAAAGAAAGGGCTCAGTCAAAGATCTCCAAATTCATCTCCGCCTTAACATAA
- the LOC131021989 gene encoding uncharacterized protein LOC131021989 isoform X2, producing the protein MELPPPQKRMRSGSPAFDAPIDLSLLEALEKSQQNAIETLDLKTLKRLALSLERRLNANTAARLKYPDNPEKFADSELELHEELQKLKILAGAPELYSDLVSLGTVNSLTGLLNHDNTDIAIDAVTLLQDLTDADVIEDNEESAQVLVDALIENNAVELLVQNLARLNDSDPDESAAIYNTLSTIENLIENSAANQKRFGQMNGVDTLLQAVAMYKSKDPKTGDEEEMVENLFDCLCCVLMPLENKERFVKAEGVELMIIIMNQKKLCYGSAIRALDFAMTNYPPACERFIDVMGLKTAFPAFMGKVPLSKKNKKKQSKEELEERLLSLIASLFGGILRGSRRERLLSKFVENECEKIDRLMELYMRYSDRVKEETERFNQLELDDLEIDDDEKYNRKLDSGLYTLQLIAVILGHLWTSEHPRMRARIELLLKQQKLTKNDVKNILQEYHDNIGDLDGPEEKERAQSKISKFISALT; encoded by the exons ATGGAGCTACCGCCGCCTCAGAAACGAATGCGCTCCGGCTCCCCAGCATTCGACGCCCCTATCGACCTCTCGCTCCTCGAAGCCCTCGAGAAATCGCAGCAGAACGCCATCGAAACCCTCGACCTTAAAACCTTAAAGAGGCTCGCCCTCTCGTTGGAGCGCCGCCTCAACGCCAACACCGCCGCCCGCCTCAAGTACCCGGACAACCCGGAGAAGTTCGCCGATTCCGAGCTCGAGCTCCACGAAGAGCTACAGAAGCTCAAAATCCTCGCCGGCGCGCCGGAGCTTTATTCCGACCTCGTCAGCCTCGGCACCGTCAATTCCCTCACCGGACTTCTCAACCACGACAATACCGATATTGCCATTGATGCCGTCACGCTCCTGCAGGACCTCACCGACGCCGACGTTATCGAGGACAACGAGGAATCGGCGCAGGTGCTCGTCGACGCGCTGATCGAGAACAATGCGGTGGAGTTGCTGGTTCAGAATTTGGCGCGGTTGAATGATTCCGACCCCGATGAGTCGGCTGCGATTTACAACACTCTGTCCACTATTGAGAATCTCATCGAG AATAGTGCTGCGAACCAGAAGAGGTTCGGTCAGATGAATGGTGTGGACACTTTGTTGCAGGCCGTGGCAATGTACAAGTCCAAGGACCCGAAGACTGGCGATGAGGAGGAGATGGTGGAGAATTTGTTTGACTGTTTGTGTTGTGTGTTGATGCCTTTGGAGAATAAGGAGAGGTTTGTCAAGGCGGAAGGGGTAGAGTTGATGATCATTATTATGAATCAGAAGAAACTATGTTATGGGTCTGCCATCAGGGCTTTGGATTTTGCAATGACTAACTATCCGCCTGCTTGCGAACGGTTTATTGATGTGATGGGGTTAAAGACTGCTTTCCCTGCTTTTATGGGTAAG GTACCTCTCAGcaagaagaataagaaaaaaCAGTCCAAAGAAGAATTGGAAGAACGCCTCTTATCTCTAATTGCATCCCTATTTG GTGGAATCTTGAGGGGTTCCAGAAGGGAAAGATTGTTAAGCAAATTTGTTGAAAATGAGTGTGAAAAGATAGATCGACTTATGGAACTCTATATGAG ATATTCAGATAGAGTGAAAGAAGAGACTGAACGGTTTAATCAACTTGAGCTCGACGATCTTGAG ATTGATGATGACGAGAAATATAACCGGAAGCTGGATTCTGGGCTCTATACTCTTCAG TTGATTGCTGTAATCCTGGGTCACCTTTGGACCTCCGA GCACCCTCGGATGAGAGCAAGGATTGAATTGCTCTTGAAGCAGCAGAAGTTAACTAAGAATGATGTGAAGAATATTCTTCAG GAGTATCATGACAATATTGGTGACCTCGATGGGCCAGAAGAGAAAGAAAGGGCTCAGTCAAAGATCTCCAAATTCATCTCCGCCTTAACATAA